From Persicobacter psychrovividus, the proteins below share one genomic window:
- a CDS encoding serine hydrolase domain-containing protein, with amino-acid sequence MKVKRSTWIVRACLLVGTVTSLFFVPWLLVKAWILPLPATIQEQLEEAVGHGFDGVIVYVEQKGQRPQHFAAGWHDRKAKIPAKPHALFKIASISKLYDAVAVTKLVSDGRLSLDKTISDYLPELSDRIENADKITLKLLIQHKSGLPNFTDTPNFWAKPTKNYQESLALILDQPAHFSPGEEQEYCNTNYLLINKVMDDVLQEDNFRFKQQRILVPLNLQHTFASLDQVDMGEVMSGYHVGYAEDLKSNEQGMLATAQDVGTFIRALNDGAVFDRQEAAIYASLYKYEHSGWVPGYQSFAKYDKDLDAVVVAFYSTTDAKLYNWNLAEIINSRLIRILEREQVRP; translated from the coding sequence ATGAAAGTGAAACGTTCTACCTGGATCGTTAGAGCCTGCTTGTTGGTGGGCACGGTGACATCCCTGTTTTTTGTGCCCTGGCTATTGGTGAAAGCTTGGATTCTGCCATTGCCAGCCACAATTCAAGAACAATTGGAGGAGGCGGTTGGGCATGGTTTTGATGGCGTTATTGTTTATGTTGAGCAAAAGGGACAGCGTCCTCAACATTTTGCCGCAGGATGGCACGACCGAAAAGCAAAAATACCCGCCAAACCTCACGCGCTTTTTAAAATAGCAAGCATCAGTAAGCTTTACGACGCTGTAGCGGTTACAAAATTGGTCAGTGATGGCCGGCTCTCTTTGGATAAAACGATTTCAGATTACTTACCTGAATTATCTGATCGGATTGAAAACGCAGACAAAATCACCCTCAAACTGTTGATTCAACATAAAAGTGGCCTCCCCAATTTTACGGATACCCCCAATTTTTGGGCCAAGCCGACAAAAAATTATCAGGAAAGTCTGGCATTGATTTTAGATCAACCCGCCCACTTTTCGCCCGGAGAAGAGCAGGAGTATTGCAATACAAATTATCTGCTGATCAACAAGGTGATGGATGATGTTTTGCAGGAGGATAATTTTCGCTTTAAGCAGCAGCGAATATTAGTACCACTGAATCTTCAGCATACCTTTGCTTCTTTGGATCAGGTAGATATGGGGGAGGTCATGAGCGGTTACCATGTGGGTTATGCTGAGGACCTAAAGTCGAACGAACAGGGGATGTTGGCTACGGCACAGGATGTTGGAACGTTTATCAGGGCCTTGAATGACGGTGCTGTTTTTGATCGGCAGGAGGCAGCAATTTATGCCTCGCTTTACAAATATGAGCACTCGGGCTGGGTTCCCGGATACCAGAGTTTTGCAAAATATGATAAAGACCTTGATGCAGTTGTAGTGGCATTTTATAGTACCACGGATGCCAAACTGTATAACTGGAATTTAGCGGAAATTATTAATAGCAGGCTGATACGCATTCTTGAAAGGGAGCAAGTAAGGCCATAG
- a CDS encoding glycoside hydrolase family 28 protein, translating to MSNSKLLLLFSGLLFGCLACNEAAPQDDFDQGVAQVMSHIQRPEINGPHIILSEYCGHQPDRKGTYDFHDAIQSAIDSLSSIGGGHLIFTNTAGMESWIKSTEIYRCVGPIELKSNVALGFDPSTRLHFQFDEKAYLGKDGQGVLRRYEGTMLYSFSPLIYGMNVENVAIYATGRNGATPVINGDGETWLEWQQAGEKSRVDRGLKPAYLALRDVNEAATPLKTRIFNDIKEDFYRPQLFSLYFSKNILVEGIKFEESPFWMINPVFCDNLIFKDVALEGNVVNNDGIDPDGCNGVLIENVLFNTHDDNIALKSGRDKEAREGISVEGTEIEGLKNPHIVHGKVGQSKCENVFITNCHFKNHYAICIGSEIAAGAKNVYALDNFALQDIKMGVFLKSNRTRGGVIENVYVKNFRINQVPQGDAICVISNYDNDSTSPYPPMFKNIKIENVTVEKAHRGIRIYGWADAVLENIELKNINIKEIEEPQHALEYNYVNHLTLDNVKISDKTYNFTQDKKVAGLNAPQQE from the coding sequence ATGAGCAATAGCAAACTACTTTTACTTTTTAGCGGTCTCCTGTTTGGCTGTTTAGCTTGTAATGAGGCGGCACCACAGGACGATTTTGATCAGGGCGTTGCCCAGGTGATGAGCCATATTCAACGTCCTGAAATCAATGGGCCACATATTATTTTGTCAGAATATTGCGGACATCAGCCTGACCGCAAAGGGACCTACGATTTTCATGATGCCATTCAATCTGCAATTGACAGCTTATCGTCTATTGGCGGCGGTCATTTGATCTTCACCAACACTGCGGGGATGGAATCTTGGATCAAAAGCACTGAAATTTATCGTTGTGTAGGTCCAATTGAATTGAAAAGCAATGTGGCTTTGGGTTTTGATCCTTCCACACGTTTGCACTTTCAGTTTGACGAAAAGGCCTATTTGGGCAAAGATGGCCAAGGGGTTTTGCGTCGTTATGAAGGAACGATGCTTTACAGTTTTTCACCATTGATTTACGGGATGAATGTGGAAAATGTGGCGATTTATGCTACGGGACGAAATGGCGCGACACCGGTAATCAATGGTGATGGCGAGACATGGCTGGAGTGGCAACAAGCCGGAGAAAAAAGCCGTGTGGACAGAGGTTTGAAGCCTGCATATTTGGCACTGAGAGATGTGAATGAGGCTGCAACACCACTAAAAACGCGTATTTTCAATGATATCAAAGAGGATTTTTATCGTCCTCAGTTATTCTCCCTTTATTTCTCGAAGAATATTTTAGTCGAGGGGATCAAATTTGAGGAATCTCCTTTCTGGATGATCAACCCGGTATTTTGCGATAACCTGATCTTTAAAGATGTTGCATTGGAAGGTAATGTGGTTAACAATGACGGTATTGACCCTGACGGTTGTAATGGCGTTTTGATTGAGAATGTTTTGTTCAATACCCATGATGATAATATTGCATTGAAATCTGGTCGTGATAAAGAGGCCCGTGAAGGGATCAGTGTCGAAGGAACAGAAATCGAAGGGTTGAAAAACCCACATATTGTTCATGGAAAAGTGGGGCAATCCAAATGTGAAAATGTATTTATCACCAATTGCCACTTTAAAAATCACTATGCCATTTGTATCGGCAGTGAGATTGCTGCAGGAGCTAAAAACGTTTACGCTTTGGATAACTTCGCCTTGCAAGACATTAAAATGGGGGTTTTTCTGAAAAGTAACCGTACCCGTGGTGGGGTGATTGAGAATGTATACGTAAAAAACTTCCGGATCAATCAGGTGCCTCAGGGAGATGCTATTTGTGTGATTTCCAATTATGATAATGATTCCACAAGCCCTTACCCACCGATGTTCAAAAATATAAAAATTGAGAATGTTACCGTTGAAAAAGCACACCGTGGTATTCGTATTTACGGGTGGGCAGATGCTGTTCTTGAAAATATTGAGTTGAAAAACATCAACATCAAAGAAATTGAAGAACCACAACATGCTTTGGAGTACAATTATGTGAATCACCTGACGTTGGATAATGTAAAAATCAGTGATAAAACATACAATTTCACTCAGGATAAAAAAGTTGCCGGATTAAATGCACCTCAGCAAGAATAA